The Candidatus Bathyarchaeota archaeon genome includes a region encoding these proteins:
- the map gene encoding type II methionyl aminopeptidase: MLSEDALEKYRKAGRIAAETREIVRGLVREGMPIINLCEKVEAYIRQNGGKPAFPCNVCINEVTAHYTSPPGDTKTVPEGAVVKVDIGVQVDGYIADTALTTCFNPEYDILVFSAEEALRRAIQAIRPGIRASEIGTIIQRSIEVHGLKPIWNLTGHQIARYIIHTGKSLPNVAHLNGMKLEVDEVYAIEPFVTIAKAAGEVQEADEAYIYRVFREKPPKEIYAKRLFEAIKHEFKTLPFAKRWLGSVCQLENLEANFSTLLKTKNIVAYPVLIEKTGRVVAQAEHTLIVTKNGCEVITL; the protein is encoded by the coding sequence TTGCTTTCTGAAGATGCTTTAGAGAAGTATCGTAAGGCAGGTCGCATTGCCGCAGAAACTCGTGAAATTGTAAGAGGGTTAGTGCGGGAGGGTATGCCAATTATCAACCTTTGTGAAAAGGTTGAAGCTTATATTCGGCAAAATGGTGGAAAGCCGGCTTTCCCCTGCAATGTCTGCATTAACGAGGTTACGGCGCACTATACTTCCCCACCTGGTGATACAAAGACCGTCCCGGAGGGAGCGGTAGTTAAAGTGGACATCGGAGTCCAAGTGGACGGTTATATAGCTGATACCGCTTTAACCACCTGCTTTAACCCTGAGTATGATATCCTTGTCTTTAGTGCCGAGGAGGCTTTAAGACGTGCAATTCAAGCAATTAGGCCTGGAATTAGAGCCTCTGAAATAGGCACAATAATTCAAAGAAGCATTGAGGTGCACGGACTTAAACCAATTTGGAACCTCACTGGTCATCAAATAGCTCGCTACATCATTCACACAGGTAAGTCTCTTCCGAATGTTGCTCATTTGAATGGAATGAAGCTTGAAGTTGACGAAGTCTACGCGATTGAGCCATTTGTGACAATCGCGAAGGCCGCTGGTGAAGTTCAAGAGGCAGATGAAGCTTACATCTATCGAGTGTTTCGAGAAAAGCCGCCGAAAGAGATTTACGCAAAGCGGTTATTTGAAGCTATAAAACATGAGTTTAAGACATTGCCTTTTGCAAAGAGATGGTTAGGAAGCGTGTGTCAACTCGAGAATTTAGAAGCAAACTTTTCAACTCTCCTCAAGACAAAAAATATAGTTGCTTATCCTGTGTTAATTGAGAAAACTGGAAGAGTCGTTGCTCAAGCCGAGCATACGTTAATCGTGACAAAAAATGGTTGCGAAGTAATTACCCTTTAA